In Chryseobacterium sp., the genomic window AAAAAACGTTCAAATAAACAATTGATTAGCAAATAATTGATCCCAATTTATCTATATTTCGGAGCCCTATCAAATTTATGTAATAGCGGCAGGTTATGAGTTTAAAAATATAGATCCAACTTACAATTTCAAATTCGCAGGACGAAAAAAGTTTTCAGTAATATCCTGATATCTGTTTTGAAAGATAAATTATGGTAATATTCCAGATTCATCTTCACTTTATCAGGAAAAAGAATTTCATCATTATATTGTAACGGGTTTTCCTGGGCACATAATAATTTTTCTTCATTCCTGTACTTTATTCCGGCCTCACTGGTCAGCCCCGGTTTTAGTAAAAGTATATTGCGGTCTTCTCCTTCCAGCTTATCATAATAACCCGGAATATCAGGTCTGGGACCTACTAAGGACATATCTCCTTTTAAAATATTGAACAATTGAGGTAATTCATCTAATTTTGTTTTTCTCATCCAATGGCCAATGGATGATTTTCGACGGGTTTTGGTATCCAGTGTTCTGAATTTATAAATGGTGAAAGGTTTTGCATAACAGCCTATACGTTCCTGGGTGAATATTCCGGGAAAACCTGTATCCCAGGAAGTCAAAATCAGGAGCAAAATAAACAGGGGAAACAGTAATACAACAGCAAAAGTGCGATACTGTAGTCCATCAGCATTTTCCAAAGAGGGTATTTTTTCAAAATATTTGTATTGACAGCAAATATATAAAAATGTTGGGATTTGAAACTTTGCCAAATCAGGATGATGATTGTACTAAAGGAAAGTATATTTTAATTTAATTATATAGAAACAAAAATCTGCTTTATTAAAATAAAGCAGATTTTATAT contains:
- a CDS encoding sugar transferase; its protein translation is MENADGLQYRTFAVVLLFPLFILLLILTSWDTGFPGIFTQERIGCYAKPFTIYKFRTLDTKTRRKSSIGHWMRKTKLDELPQLFNILKGDMSLVGPRPDIPGYYDKLEGEDRNILLLKPGLTSEAGIKYRNEEKLLCAQENPLQYNDEILFPDKVKMNLEYYHNLSFKTDIRILLKTFFVLRI